The Rhodococcus sp. B50 DNA window CCGACGAGTCACCCGAGCGCGCCCGCGATCTCGCCAACGCACTGTCGGACGAGTTCGTCGTCATGGCCCGCGAACTGGAGACCCCCGAGGACGGCGGCCCGCCCACCGCCCGCGTGGTGGTCGAGCAGTACGCGGCCACGCCGTCGTCGCCGGTGACGCCGAAGACCACGCGGAACGTCGCGCTGGGCCTGGCCGTCGGTCTGCTGCTCGGTATCGCCCTCGCGGTGCTGCGCGACCGTCTCGACAACACCATCAAGGACCGCAACGCCGTCGAGGACATCGCCGGCACCGGTGTGGTGGGTGTGATCCCGCTCGACAAGGCCCGGCACGAGGAGCCCGCGATCGTCTTCGCCGACGCCAACAGCGGCGACGCCGAGGCCTACCGCGAGATGCGGACCAACCTGCAGTTCCTCGAGGTCGACAACCCGCCGCGCGCGATCGTCATCACCAGCTCGCTGCCCAGTGAGGGCAAGACCACCACGGCCGTCAACACGGCTCTCGTGCTTGCCGAGGCCGGCCACTCCGTGGTGCTCGTCGAAGCCGACCTGCGCCGTCCGCGCGTGACGAAGTACCTCGGCACGCTCGGCGACGCCGGCCTGTCGACCGTGCTGGCGAACCAGGCCTCCCTCGAGGACGTGCTGCAGCCGACCCGCTTCGACGGCATGTGGGTGCTCGCCGCCGGCGGACTGCCGCCCAACCCGTCCGAACTCCTCGGTTCCGCGCACGCCCGCGAGGTCATCGAGGACCTGCGGTCGCGCTTCGACTACGTCATCATCGACGCGCCGCCGCTGCTGCCCGTCACCGACGCGGCGATCCTCACGAGCATCGCCGACGGCGCGCTGCTCATCGCGCGGTACGGCAAGACCACCCGTGAGCAGTTCGCGCGGGCCGTCGGCAACCTGCGTGCGGTCAACGCCCCCGTGCTGGGCACGATCCTGGCGATGACCCCGACCAAGGGTCGCGGCAGCGCCTACGAGTACCGGTACTACTACAGCTCCGACAAGGACGGCGCCGCTGCGGTCGCCGCCCAGACGAGCACGCCGGCGACGCAACGTGTCGGTGCGCCGGCCCCGACTGCACCGGCTTCCCAGCCGACGGCGTCGGCACACTCGGCACAGCCGACCGCGTCGGCACACTCGGTACAGCCGTCGCAGGCACCCGTCGAAGGACCGGCCCGCCCGCAGAACGGTCACCGTCACGCCGAGCCGCCGGCCACGCAGGCCTACCCGGCGCCGAGCAACGACGCCTACCACTACCGCGCGGCGGATCAGTTCCCGCCCGCGCCGCAGCCGGCGTCGGAACGGTACGGCAGCGAGCCCTACCAGGCGCCGCAGGCGTACTCCTCCGCAGAGCCGCTGTCGCGACCCGTGGTGCACGCACCGCGGCGCCCGGTGAACGATTCAGGATCGGAGACCGGCGAGGACAGGTAGCAACAGGTCGGCGATCTCGGATCCGACCGCGACGAACGTCTCCTCGTCGCGGCCGATCGGGTCGACGATGTCCTCCGGCCCGGGCGCAGACATCTGCGCCCGGGCCGTCGCCAGTTCTGCGACGGTCTGCGCTCCGGTGGCCTCGTGCAGCCGGGCGGCCTCACGCAGAGTGAACGTCACGCGCATCCTGCGCGGTGCGAGCTGGATGACCTTGGCCCGGTGCCGCTCGCTCATCGTGATGATCATGTCGGAGTCCTCCGCGATCTGCGGGGTGATCCGACGCGCGGCGAAACCGTCCGGATCGCCTCCGAGCTGCTGCAACACGAGTGCCGCGGTGGGTTCCATGCCGTAGCCGACCATCGCCCGGGTGCCGGCGCTGTGCGCCGAGAGATCGTCGCGGCCGACCTCGGCCGCGTACGCGGTGGTGAGCCTCTCTGCGGTCGGTGATCGGCAGATGTTTCCGGTACACACGTAGAGAATCCGCATTGCGCGATCCTATGGGAGACGCCGCCGAGGTGCTCGGTCCCGGTGTACGTCGTCCGAACGGCCCTCGTGACCGGTCGGTAACGTTCTGTACCATCGTCGGTGTTTTCGGGCGCCGGGGGAAGCTACACGGCTGGCGCAACCAACGTCGAAGGCGGCTGATGAGTTCTATTCTCGGGGTGACCGTGGGGGAGAGCGCCGTTCGGGTGGTACGGCCGGTGGATCGAACGACTCCGACCGCAGGATTCCAGTTCCAGGTGGTCGAGACAGGTAAGGACGATCCGGCGCGTCTGGCTGCCGGCACCCTCGGGGTGCTCTTCCAGACGGGTGTCGCGGGCGACCCGATCGAGCGTGTGGGGGTGGTCTACCGCGACCAGGCCCAGGCCGAGCGCCTGCGCGCGGCGATGGCCGTCGAACACATCGACCGGTACCTGCTCGTCTCCGAACCCGAGGCCGCGGTCACCTATCTGCAGGCCACCGGAGAACTCGGGAGCAACACCGCAGTCTTCTACGACCTCGGCGACGCCGGACTCACCGTCACCGTCGTCGATCTCGTCTCCCGGGAAGTGCTCGCCGAACGCACCGACAGCATCGGCGGCCGGGTCTTCGACAACGTCATCCGCGACCACCAGCTCGACACCAACGGCGTGTGGCGTCCCGACGATCCCGCCACCGACGACGAACTGTCGGCGCAGTGCCGCGAAGCCAAGGAGAAGCTCTCGCAGAGCGACACCGTGGCGGTGCCGGGCGCTGCGGGGGTCGTGTTCATGTCGCGCGAGACGTTCGACCCGCTCATCGGGCAGTGCGTCGAGTCGTCGGCCCAGTTCGTGCACCAGGTGATCTCCCGTGCCGGTCGCAACCCCGAGGCGGTGGTCCTGCTCGGCGGCGGTGCGCACATCCCGCTCGTGCAGGAGGTACTGCGCTCGTGGCTCGGCCTGCCCCTGGTGGTGCCGCACGAGCCCGAACTCGTCCTCGCCAAGGGTGGGGCCATGGCCGCCGCGAAACCGGCCACCTCGCAACCGGTGAGCACCCTCACGCGCATCGTGCCGGGCCGGCCCCCGTCGACGAGTGCCGACACCGAACAGATCCCGGTCGTCGCCACCGCGGCCGCTGCGCCCCCCGCTACCGCCACCGGTCCGGAGTCTGCCGACGCGAAGAAGCCGTGGTGGTCGTCGCTGGCCGGTCGCGGTCCGTCGGTCAGCGGCAGGCAGATCTCCGGCGCCGGTATCGCGGGCACGGCCCTCGCGGTGGTCGCGGTCATCGGCGTGGCGCTGAGCACCGGATTCACCGGTTCCTCCGCCGACGAGTCGAGCCCGACCCAGTCGTACGTCCCGTCCACCACCAGCGCGCCGCGTCCGAACCCGGCACCGGCGGTGGCTCCCACGCAGGTCACCACGACCACCTCGGCCACCCCGGAACCGATCCCGACGACCTACACGCCGCGCCCGGTTCCGCCGGCGCCCGAGCCGGAACCCGCGCCGCCGCCGACCATTCCGGGTCTCGGCGTGCCGTTGCCGACGCTGCCGCCGCTGCCGACGATCGAGCTGCCGCCGCTGCCGCAGATCCGGCTGCCCTGAGGTCGCTGAGTCGCCGGGTCACGCGCGTCGCGCGTGCCGGCCACCCGTCTGCTGTCCGGGGGCGTCGGTGCGCGCGAGCACGGCGGCGATCGCCGTGGTGAGCGGCACCGACAAGGTGAGCGCGATGCCGCCCACACACGCGCGGACCACCTCGATGGCCACGGCGTCACCGGTGATGACATCGGTGATCGACCGCCCCGCTACCGAGAACAACAGCAGCAACGGCAGCGCGCCGCCCGCATAGGCCAGCACGAGCGTGTAGACGGTGCTCGCGATGTGGTCGCGGCCCACGCGCATCGCCGCAGAGAAGATGTCCCGGCGCGACGAGTCGGGATCGAGCCCGGCGAGCTCGAACGCCGACGACGCCTGCGTGATGGTGACGTCGTTGAGCACACCGAGCGAGCCGATGATGAATCCGGCCAGCAGCAGGCCCGAGATCGACACGTGCCCGATGTACAACTGCACATCGGTGTTCTGCTCCTCCGACAGACCGGTGAGGTTCGTCAACCGGATCGCGACGTAGGACAGCAGGGCCGCGACGACCATCGAGGCGAGGGTGCCGAGCAACGCCGAACTCGTCCGCAGATTCACGCCGTGCGCCAGATAGAGCACCGCGTAGAGGATGAGCGCACCGCCGACGAGCGCGACCGGCACGGCGGGTTTGCCGTCCAGGAGCGCCGGAAGCATGAACACCACCAGCACGCCGAACGCGACGACCAGGCCGATGAGGGCGCGCAGGCCGCGCCACCGGGCGATCGCGACGACGACGATCGCGAACGCCGCGACCACCAACGCGAGCGGGAAGCCGCGGGCGTAGTCGTAGAAGGAGTACTGGGTGGTGCCCGTCGGGTCGGTCTGGCGGACGAGGCGGATCTCGTCGCCGGCCTTCAGCTCGGGCTGGCCCGGACCGGGGATCACCTCGAGGAGTGTCCGGGCGCCGTCGTCGGGCCCGGACTCGATGGCGACGATGCTGCGTTCGCAGTCGAAGGTGTTGATCGCGGGCGGGGACGGGTCGCCGGTGAAGACGCGGCCGAAGGACGGGCTTCCGCACGGCCCGGTGTTCTGTTCCACGACCGTCCCGGCCTCGGTGACGACTGCATCCCCACCGGTGGTCTGGAAGGGAGCGGGGATGTCCACGGAGCGGCTGCTCGGCCACAGCAGTGCGGTGCCGAGAAGCACCAGGGCGCCGATCGCGGTCAGCAGGCCGACGACGATCTTCGCGGCGATCGGTCCCAAGGGAGCGGGACCTTCGGCCTGTCCGTGGCTGTGGCCGTGTCCGAGATGGCCGTGTCCGTGATTCATCAGGACAGGCTAGCCAAGAGGCGGGAGAGAGTTGGGCTGGTGGTGGCGGGGAGCAGGGGGGGTGTCCCCGCCACCGTCACCTGATCTCGCACAGGGGGGATGGCGATCGATCAGGGAGCCCGGCACCGTGCGTAGTGCGTAGTGCCATAAGACAAATTACTGGTTCCGACCCCGACTTGGGGAGGGGTTGACATGTGTCGATGGTCACGAATCCGACAAACTGTCCGATCGGGCAGGTGCCACGTGCCCTCAGGCAGGGACTTTGGTCCCGAAAACCCCGAAGTCACCATCCGGTAACGATCTGGTCCCCGGGTTCGAAATGTCCCTTACCTACTGTTTGTAGGACGAAAGGAAGTTCCCGATCCGCTCGATCGCCACCGCGAGATCACGCGCCCACGGCAACGTGACGATCCGCAGATGGTCGTGGTTCGGCCAGTTGAAGCCCGTGCCCTGGGTGACGAGGATGCGCTCCTGCAACAGCAGATCCTGCACGAGCTTCTCGTCGTCGTGGATGTCGTAGACCTCCGGATCGAGCCGTGGGAAGGCGTAGAGCGCACCCCGCGGCTTCACGCAGCTCACGCCCGGGATCGCATTGAGCCGCTCCCATGCCACGTCGCGCTGCTCGAGCAGACGCCCGCCGGGCAGCACGAGATCCTCGATGCTCTGATAACCGCCGAGTGCGACCTGGATGGCGTGCTGCGCCGGCACGTTGGGGCACAACCGGGTCGACGCCAGCAGATCGATGCCCTCCAGGAAGCCTGCCGCGTGGTCCTTCGGTCCGGTGATGACCATCCACCCCGATCGGTAGCCGGCGACGCGGTAGGCCTTCGACAGCCCGTTGTAGGTCAGGCAGAGCAGATCGGGAGCCAGCGAGGCCAAGGAGATGTGCTTCGAGTCGTCGTACAGGATCTTGTCGTAGATCTCGTCGGCGAGCAGCAACAACTGGTGCTTGCGCGCGAGCCGCACGATCCCCTCGAGGACCTCGTGCGAGTACACGGCGCCCGTCGGGTTGTTCGGGTTGATCACCACGATCGCCTTGGTGCGTTCGGTGATCTTGGACTCGATGTCGTCGAGGTCCGGGTTCCAGTCGTTGGTCTCGTCGCACAGGTAGTGCACGGGAGTGCCACCGGCGAGCGAGGTCATCGCCGTCCACAACGGATAGTCGGGTGCCGGGATGAGCACCTCGTCTCCGTCGTCGAGCAGGGCCTGCATGGTGATGGTGATGAGCTCGGAGACGCCGTTGCCCAGGTAGACGTCGTTGATGTCGAACTTGGGGAAGCGCGGCACGAGCTCGTAGCGCGTGACGATCGCGCGACGGGCGGAGGCGATGCCCTTGGACTCCGAGTAGCCCTGCGCGTGGGGCAGCGCCGCGATCATGTCCTGCACGATCGTGTCGGGCGCTTCGAATCCGAACGGCGCGGGGTTGCCGATGTTGAGCTTGAGGATGCGATGCCCCTCGGCCTCGAGCCGCGCGGCGTGAGCGTGCACCGGCCCGCGGATCTCGTAGAGCACGTTCTGGAGCTTCGACGACTGCTCGAGCCGACGGCTGATGTGATGGTGAAGTTGGCCTTGCTCCTCGGTAGTCACGGGTTACATCGTGCCACCGTGCTGCAACACGATTTCATCCGCGTTTTGTCGGTTGCGGTAACGAGTTGGGAAACAAGGCGCGACGAATGTCCGGATCAATGCGATGATCGAGGTCCATCTAGGCTCCACGTCGGGGTGACGTGGGGGAATGCAAGGAGCAAGTGGTATGGCGCAGGGCACCGTCAAGTGGTTCAACGCGGAAAAGGGCTTCGGCTTCATCGAGCAGGATGGTGGGGGAGCAGACGTTTTCGTCCATTACTCCGAAATCCAGGGCTCGGGCTTCAAGTCCCTGGACGAGGGAGCACGAGTCGAGTTCGAGATCGGCCAGGGTCAGAAGGGCCCGCAGGCTCAGGGTGTGCGCGCCATCTAGGTCGCACACTTTCGGATTCCCGCGTACGACGGCGTCGCACTTTTCGTGCGGCGCCGTCGTCGTGTGCCGTCCGCCACACACGGCACCACTGGTCCTACCGGTCGGTAAGTGCAGCTTGTAGGGTGTATCCGGGTCGTGGGGTTACAGTTTGTTTCCTCCGGTGTCGAGGGTATTCGTACCGGACGGTTGTTCTTCCTGGGGGATGGGTGTTTGTGGATTCGGCGACTCCTCGCAGCGCGACGTACGATCGATGGACCGACCCCAGGAAACACCTCTGGCTGTACGGACTCGTCGTCCCTCTGAGCCCGTTCCTCGCCTACCTGCTCGTCGAACACCTGAAGTTCGGCGTCTTCTGGGCTGCAGGTGCACTGATCATCGCCGTCATCTGCCCGCTGGTGGACGCCTTCGCGCGACTGGACACGAGCAATCCGCCCGAAAGCATGATGCGGACGCTCGAGAACGACCGGTACTACCGCTACTGCACCTACCTTTACCTCCCGCTGCAATATGCGGGCCTGGCCTTCGGGTGCTGGATGTGGGTGTCGCAGCCCATGGGCGGCGCCGAACGGTTCGCGATGGCCGCCACACTCGGCATCGTCGGCGGTGTCGGGATCAACGCGGCGCACGAGCTCGGGCACAAACGCACCACCATCGAGCGGCGCCTCGCGAAGATCGCTCTCGCCCAGTCGTTCTACGGCCACTTCTACGTCGAACACAATCGTGGGCACCACGCGCGCGTCGCGACCCCCGAGGACCCGGCCACCGCCCGCATGGGGGAGAGCTACTGGTGTTTCCTTCCCCGCTCGGTGTTCGGCAGCCTCCGCTCCGCGATCCGCTACGAGAAGGGCCGGCTCGAACGCCGCGGCACGTCGTTCTGGAATCTGCGGCACAACGACATCCTGAACGCGTGGGCGCTCAGCGTCGTCCTCTTTGCCGTGCTCATCGCGGTGTTCGGCTGGGCGATCACTCCGTGGCTGGTCGTCCAGGCTGTCATGGCCGTCATGTTCCTCGAGGGCGCCAACTATCTGGAGCATTACGGGCTGCTGCGCGACAAGCGACCCGACGGCGGCTACGAACGCGTCCAGCCCCAGCACAGCTGGAACAGCAACCACGTCTGTTCCAACCTGTTCCTCTACAACCTGCAGCGTCACAGCGACCACCATGCCAACCCGCTGCGCCGCTACCAGACCTTGCGGTCGATGCCGCAGGCGCCGCAGCTACCCGCCGGTTACGCCGTATTGATCATCCTGGCCCTGTTTCCGCCGCTGTGGCGGCGGGTCATGGACCCGCGACTGCTCGATCACTACGGCCATGATCTGACGCGGATCAACATCCAGCCTGCGAAGCGAGCGGCAATTCGGGCACGATACGGTGGTCGTGTTTAGGCGCCGGGTCGGGGAGACCGCGCCGTTCCTGTGATGCGCACGCCCGTGCGGATCACGCGCGCCCGGGGAGATGAGTGGAACAGCAGTATGTGCCTGCAACGTCGCAGGTCGGGGAGGCCCACGGCGGATTTGCGCTCTCGTCGGCACAGCGAGGAATCTGGTTCGCCCAGCATCTGCTCGGCGACATCCCGCTGACCATCGCTCAGTACGTCGACGTGCGGGGCGAGTTCGATCCGGAGATCTTCGCCGACGCCGGCGCCGCCACCGCCCGGGAACTGGGCACCGGCATGCTCCGCATCCTCGAGGTCGACGGGCATCCTCGCCAGGTCATCGACCACACCCTCGAGGACCGCGCCACGATCCTCGACCTGCGCGACGAGGACGATCCCGAAGCAGCGGCGCTCGCCTGGATGCGGGCCGAGTACCGCACCCCCCTCGACATGCTCGAGGACCGGTTGATCGTGTGCGCCGTCCTGCGCATCGCCGACGACCGCCATGTCGTCTACACCCGGATCCACCACATCGCTCTCGACGGTTACGGGGCGACCACCTTCGACACGCGCACCGCCGAGCGCTACACCGCCGCGGTGCAGCACCGTGAGCCGGCCCGCTTCGACGTGAGCCCGCTGCCGGAGATCGTCGAGGACGAACAGCGCTACCGCGCCTCGCCCCGGTTCGAGAACGACCGCGCCTACTGGGCCGAACGCATCCGCGAGCTGCCGCACCCCATCAGCCTCGCCGGACGCGCCGCACCCGTCGGTCCGCACCCCGTCCGGTACAGCGCGCCGCTGCCCGAGCGCGTCGAGGCCGCGATCGACCGGATGCTCACCGAGCGCGAGAAGCCCACGACCTTCGCGACGGCCGTCGCCGCCGCCTTCGCGGCCTTCCTCGCGCGCGTCACCGGCGAGACCGACGTGGTCCTCAGCCTCCCGGTCTCGGCGCGCACCACCGTGCGCCTGCGCCGATCCGGCGGCATGGTCTCCAACGTCGTCCCGATCCGTGTCGCCGTCGAACCGGACGGTACCCGCGACGACCTGATCGACCGGATGCAGCTCGAATTCACCGGGGCGCTACGTCACCAGCGCTACCGGCACGAGGACATGCGCCGCGACACCGGTTACGGCAGCACCGATCGCGGCTTCTTCGGGCCCGCGGTCAACGTCATGATGTTCGACCACGAGATCCGTTACGGCGATTCGGTCGGACGCCGGCACGTGCTGAGCACCGGCCCGGTCGACGACCTCTCGCTCAACATCTACCCGAGCGCGCCGGGCCAGCCCGCCCACATCGACCTCGAAGCCAACCCCCACCTGTACACGATCGACGAACTACGCTCGCACCACACACGATTCGTCGAGTACCTGGCCGAATTCGCCGACTCCGACCGCGCCATCGGGACGCTCCCGGTGCTGCACGACGACGAACGCGAGAGCCTCGTCCCGTATCGCGGGCGGCCCGCGCACCCCGCGCGGTTGTTCGCCGACTTCCTCGCCGCCGGCGTGCGCCGCAATCCCGACGGTGTCGCGATCGTCGACGGCGACCGGCAGGTCACCTACCGCGAACTCGACGACCTCTCCGATCGCATCGCGGCGCAGCTCGTCGACGCCGGGGCCGCCCCGGAGACCTTCGTGGCCCTGAGCATGGACCGCAGCGCCGACGCGTTGATCGCGGTGTGGGCGGTCGCGAAGACCGGCGCGGCCTTCGTCCCGATCGACCCGGCGCTTCCCGGTGATCGGATCGCCTACATGGTTCGTGATTCCGGCGCGCAGCTCGGACTCACCGTGCGCGACCGCTTGATGGACCTGCCGTCCGGGCCCCGCTGGATCGCCGTGGACGACCCGATCCCCTCGAGCATCGACGTCGGTGCAGGGCGTTCGCGGGCCGTGCCGGAGAACCCGGCCTACATGATCTACACCTCGGGCTCCACCGGCACCCCGAAGGGTGTGGTGGTCACCCATCTCGGGCTCGCGACCTTCGCCGCCGACGCCCGCCCCGAGCTCGCCCTGGGCGCCACCTCACGGATGCTGCGGTTCTCCTCCGCGAGCTTCGACGCGTCGATCTTCGAGATGCTGCAGGCCTTCAGCGCCGGGGCCGCCATGGTCGTGGCGCCGCCCCACGTCCTCGGCGGCGACGAACTCGTCGACGTCCTGCGCACCCAGCGGGTCACACACATCGTGTCGGCGCCCACCGTGCTCAACACCGTCGACCCCGTCGCGCTCCCCGACCTCGAGGCCGTCGTCGTCGGCGGCGACGTGTGCACCGCCGACCTCGTCGAACGATTCGCTCCCACTTGCCGTTTCACCAACAGTTACGGCCCCACCGAGACGACGATCGTCGTCACCGCCGGCGAGCCCCTTGCCCCCGGAGACCCGATCACCATCGGCCGTCCCCTCGACGGTGTCGTCGCCGTCGTGCTCGACCGTCGCCTGCGACCGGTGCCCGTCGGCTTCGTCGGCGAGTTGTATCTCGGCGGACCGGCGCTCGCCCGCGGCTACCATCGCCGTCCCGGGCAGACCGCAGACCGGTTCGTGGCCAACCCCTTCGACCCCGGAACGCGCCTGTACCGCACCGGCGACGAAGTGCGGTGGACGCCCGACCATCAGCTCGATTTCGTGGGCCGCTCCGACTTCCAGGTGAAGATCCGCGGTTTCCGCATCGAACTGGGCGAGATCGACAACGCCCTGCTCGACCAGGACGGCGTCGACTTCGCCACGACCGTCGTGCACGACAGTGGTAGCTCCGTGGTCCCCGCGTCGTACGTACGTATGGACTCCGGCACGGCTTTCGACATGCAGGCACTGCTCGACGGGGTCGCCCGCGTCCTGCCGTCCCACATGGTGCCCGCCGCGATCGTCGAACTCGCCGAGATCCCGGTGACCCCCGCCGGCAAGCTCGACCGTGCCGCGCTGCCGGCACCGCAGTTCGCCACCGCCGAATTCCGTGCCCCGGAGACCGAATCCGAACGCCTCCTCGCCGAGGTGGCTGCCGGACTGCTCGACGTCGAGCGCATCGGCGTGGACGACTCGCTGTTCGCTCTCGGCGCCGACAGTATCGTCGCGATGCAGTTCGCCGCCCGCGCCAAGGCCGCCGGGCTGCACATCACCGCCCGGCAGATCTTCGAGCACAAGACGATCGCGGCACTCGCGCGGGTCGCCGCCGCCGTCCCGACCGCCCTCGTTCTCGACGAACTGCCCGGTGGGGGAGTGGGCGAGATCCCGATCACCCCGATCGTGCACGAGATGCTCGGTCGCGGAGACCATTCCACCTTCGCGCAGGCCGTGCTCGTGTCCACCCCGGCCGACCTCACCCACGAGCACCTGCGGGCTGCGCTCGGCGCCGTCGTCGCCCGGCACGACATCCTGCGCTCGACATTGCGCGACGGGCAGTGGTGGACGCGCGCCGAACTGCCGGACCTCGACGCGTGGATCACCCGCGTCCCCGTCGCCGACACGGCCACCGCGGAGGCGCTCGTCGACGACGAATGCGACTCGGCCGCACACGACCTCGATCCGCGGTCCGGTCCGGTGTTGCGGGCCGTGTGGTTCGACGTCGCCGAGGCGGGAGAGCAGGGCCGGTTGCTGCTCGTCGCGCACCACCTCGTGGTCGACGGCGTGTCGTGGCGGGTACTGCTGCCCGACCTCGGTCAGGCGTGGATGCAGGTCGCGGCAGGGCAGACTCCCACTCTTCCCGAGGTGGGCACCTCCTACCGCCGCTGGGCGCACGCTCTGCACGACACCGCCCGCGACCGTGCGGTCGAGATCGACCACTGGACCGAAACCCTCGGTGGTGCAGTACCTCTGGCGGGAGCTGCGCCGCTCGATCCGGAGATCGACACCCTCGCGACCACCGCGACCGTCCGCGTCGACCTCGACCCCGCCGTCACCGACGCGGTGCTCACCCGGCTGCCCGAGCTCTACGGCAGCGGCACCGCCGACGGACTGCTCACGGCTCTCGCCCTCGCCGTCGCCCAGGGCGGACAGCGGTCGCTGTTGCTCACCCTCGAAGGACACGGACGCGACCTCGACGCCACCGGCACCGTCGATCTCGCTCGTACCGTCGGCTGGTTCACCAGCGCGTATCCCGTGCGCATCGACCTCGCCGACGATCTCGACCTCACCGACGCCACCGCCGGAGGGCGCGCGAGCGCCACCGCGATCAAGACGGTCAAGGAGCAGCTCGCCGCCGTCCCGGACAACGGTGCCGGATACGGCATCCTGCGGCACCTCGACCCGGAGACCTCGCCGGTCCTCGCCGCGCTGCCCACCGCGCAGGTGTCGTTCAACTACCTCGGCCGTCTCACCTCCGGCCACATCGCCGACGAGATCTGCGAGATCGGCTGGGTGCCACTCGAACTCGACCTCGATCCCAACCGCACGTCGCAGATGGCCGCGGCGGTCGCCGTCGACATCAACGCCATGGTCGTCGACGGACCCGACGGCCCGCACCTCACCGCATCGTTCACCTACGTGCCGCGGGTGATCTCCGCCGAGACGGTCGGTGCGCTCGCCGAGCGGTGGCAGGACGCGCTCGTCGGCCTGGCCGCGCACACGCAGCGACCCGACGCCGGCGGCCTCACCCCCTCCGACGTGCCGCTCGTGCACACGCACCAGCAGCAGATCGAGCAGTGGGAGAACCGCTTCGGACGGCTCACCGACATCTGGCCGCTCTCGCCGCTGCAGAGCGGCCTGGCCTTCCACGCCGCGTTGTCCGTGAACGCGGTCGACGTCTATACCGCACAACTGCGGCTCGACCTCACGGGCGACATCGATACCGGTCGCTGGCAGGGCGCCTTCGTCTCCCTCCTGGCCCGCCACGCCGCGCTGCGGACGGCGTTCGTGCACGATGACACCGGAAACCCGGTGCAACTCGTGCTGGACCAGGTCGAGATGCCATGGCGAGAAGTCGATCTCACCGGTACCGCCGACGTCGAGTCGTCCTTGGGTGCACTCCTCGACGAGGAACGATTCGCGCGGTTCGACCTCACGCGCCCGCCGCTGATGCGTGCCGTTCTCGTCCGGCTCCCCGGACAGCGCGCCGTCCTCGCCCTGACCAACCACCACATCGTGCTCGACGGCTGGTCGATGCCGCTGCTCGTGCGCGAACTCCTCGTCGGGTATGCCGCCGGTGGGCAGGCGGCACTGCCCGCACCGGTGTCCTACCGCGACTACCTGGCCTGGCTCGACCGGCAGGACACCGAACGGGCCCTCGACGCGTGGGCCGAGGCGTTCGCCGACCTCGACGAACCCACGCTGGTCGCGCCCGGCTCGGCCGATGCCGTCGACGACGCGCCCGTCCAGATCGACATCGCTCTCGGCGCCGAC harbors:
- a CDS encoding polysaccharide biosynthesis tyrosine autokinase produces the protein MEVHDYLRILQARWKIVAVTTVVAVLAALGASLLTTPQYEAKTRLFVSTSSGASVQEIYQGNLFSQQRVTSYTELLEGTTLSQRTLDKLGLGDLSAVDLAGKVTASSTPDTVLIDTAVTDESPERARDLANALSDEFVVMARELETPEDGGPPTARVVVEQYAATPSSPVTPKTTRNVALGLAVGLLLGIALAVLRDRLDNTIKDRNAVEDIAGTGVVGVIPLDKARHEEPAIVFADANSGDAEAYREMRTNLQFLEVDNPPRAIVITSSLPSEGKTTTAVNTALVLAEAGHSVVLVEADLRRPRVTKYLGTLGDAGLSTVLANQASLEDVLQPTRFDGMWVLAAGGLPPNPSELLGSAHAREVIEDLRSRFDYVIIDAPPLLPVTDAAILTSIADGALLIARYGKTTREQFARAVGNLRAVNAPVLGTILAMTPTKGRGSAYEYRYYYSSDKDGAAAVAAQTSTPATQRVGAPAPTAPASQPTASAHSAQPTASAHSVQPSQAPVEGPARPQNGHRHAEPPATQAYPAPSNDAYHYRAADQFPPAPQPASERYGSEPYQAPQAYSSAEPLSRPVVHAPRRPVNDSGSETGEDR
- a CDS encoding arsenate reductase/protein-tyrosine-phosphatase family protein, yielding MRILYVCTGNICRSPTAERLTTAYAAEVGRDDLSAHSAGTRAMVGYGMEPTAALVLQQLGGDPDGFAARRITPQIAEDSDMIITMSERHRAKVIQLAPRRMRVTFTLREAARLHEATGAQTVAELATARAQMSAPGPEDIVDPIGRDEETFVAVGSEIADLLLPVLAGLRS
- a CDS encoding Hsp70 family protein, yielding MSSILGVTVGESAVRVVRPVDRTTPTAGFQFQVVETGKDDPARLAAGTLGVLFQTGVAGDPIERVGVVYRDQAQAERLRAAMAVEHIDRYLLVSEPEAAVTYLQATGELGSNTAVFYDLGDAGLTVTVVDLVSREVLAERTDSIGGRVFDNVIRDHQLDTNGVWRPDDPATDDELSAQCREAKEKLSQSDTVAVPGAAGVVFMSRETFDPLIGQCVESSAQFVHQVISRAGRNPEAVVLLGGGAHIPLVQEVLRSWLGLPLVVPHEPELVLAKGGAMAAAKPATSQPVSTLTRIVPGRPPSTSADTEQIPVVATAAAAPPATATGPESADAKKPWWSSLAGRGPSVSGRQISGAGIAGTALAVVAVIGVALSTGFTGSSADESSPTQSYVPSTTSAPRPNPAPAVAPTQVTTTTSATPEPIPTTYTPRPVPPAPEPEPAPPPTIPGLGVPLPTLPPLPTIELPPLPQIRLP
- a CDS encoding YibE/F family protein; the protein is MNHGHGHLGHGHSHGQAEGPAPLGPIAAKIVVGLLTAIGALVLLGTALLWPSSRSVDIPAPFQTTGGDAVVTEAGTVVEQNTGPCGSPSFGRVFTGDPSPPAINTFDCERSIVAIESGPDDGARTLLEVIPGPGQPELKAGDEIRLVRQTDPTGTTQYSFYDYARGFPLALVVAAFAIVVVAIARWRGLRALIGLVVAFGVLVVFMLPALLDGKPAVPVALVGGALILYAVLYLAHGVNLRTSSALLGTLASMVVAALLSYVAIRLTNLTGLSEEQNTDVQLYIGHVSISGLLLAGFIIGSLGVLNDVTITQASSAFELAGLDPDSSRRDIFSAAMRVGRDHIASTVYTLVLAYAGGALPLLLLFSVAGRSITDVITGDAVAIEVVRACVGGIALTLSVPLTTAIAAVLARTDAPGQQTGGRHARRA
- a CDS encoding pyridoxal phosphate-dependent aminotransferase codes for the protein MTTEEQGQLHHHISRRLEQSSKLQNVLYEIRGPVHAHAARLEAEGHRILKLNIGNPAPFGFEAPDTIVQDMIAALPHAQGYSESKGIASARRAIVTRYELVPRFPKFDINDVYLGNGVSELITITMQALLDDGDEVLIPAPDYPLWTAMTSLAGGTPVHYLCDETNDWNPDLDDIESKITERTKAIVVINPNNPTGAVYSHEVLEGIVRLARKHQLLLLADEIYDKILYDDSKHISLASLAPDLLCLTYNGLSKAYRVAGYRSGWMVITGPKDHAAGFLEGIDLLASTRLCPNVPAQHAIQVALGGYQSIEDLVLPGGRLLEQRDVAWERLNAIPGVSCVKPRGALYAFPRLDPEVYDIHDDEKLVQDLLLQERILVTQGTGFNWPNHDHLRIVTLPWARDLAVAIERIGNFLSSYKQ
- a CDS encoding cold-shock protein, which codes for MAQGTVKWFNAEKGFGFIEQDGGGADVFVHYSEIQGSGFKSLDEGARVEFEIGQGQKGPQAQGVRAI